Within Scomber scombrus chromosome 12, fScoSco1.1, whole genome shotgun sequence, the genomic segment AAACCACAACTGCGGTTCAGTAAAGTTTATGGTCCAACCACAACAGCGTTTCAAAATCGCAACAAAATGATCTGATTTCAGATGAATCGCAGCaggagtgtgtttatgtttgcacagctctatgttcccacagtttaataataacaatttaaaaatcaacagtctttcaaactttttcatagatgaaaaaacTGTTTTGGGGATGATGAGTGTCCACATTTATGACCTATAACATCCTATAAACAGCAGTGCCAAGCACATGCTGCGTGCTCtagtgtctgcagctaatgaaaatagactaTTAAtgatttacagaccaaactgaagTTAAAGCGCAATGTGCAAAAGTGCGACTCGGGTGCAGTAATCTATTTGCgcacagtgacagctctgatgaagagtttttgggactcagtAAGCAAAcaggtacacactgtattaaatatgtaaagttactgtgttcttttaaaaggttgaattgaaactcagcctaacccgaacccagtcagagttaatataccggtccagttcagttaagcaaatcattaccggaccattaaccatcaaccagacacactgtttcagatgtaatatttgtgttttgattgtgtttcaaataaaagtaaattgaaaaagttttggagtataaacatatgtgtttataaattaaTAGTTACTGGTTACCCCCCGAAACAGACTGCGTCTTATACACTGATGCGACTTATACAACAGTTTTTACGGGATCTTTCATGTTGAACAGAGCCAGGTTAGTTGTTTCCCCTGCTTACAGGCTTTATGCTAAATGCTTTATGCTAGGTTAAGAATAAACCAGGTGAATAAGCTGACTAGCGTGTTAGCGTTAGCTTGCCAACTAGCCAGGCCAGTAGTTAGTTTGCCATACTTTAAATATATCCCGACACCAGAAAATTAGCATATTTCATCAACAATgatgtttgttaaaatatttctCATCTTAACTGTCTCTCTTTTATTGTCCTAATGTAAAACAATTACTAAACAAATGTAATTAGTACTGTACTACATGAGGAGCAGTTACTACCTCTGACAGCATTTAAAAACCACAGAATCAGATGTCAGAGTGATGATTCATTGTTTGGTATTAAAACAAAACTGGCAGGAGATCATGGTTGAGCCGGTCCCTTTTCCTGTTGAAGTCTAACAATTAACTCCTGCGATGCTTTATTTACCTTTGCAACAGACTGCCTATATTCATTATTAATCTATATTGTCTTCTATATTtagctcatttaaaaaatacaattaagtACACTTTCGTTAGAAAACAACACACTAACATTCTTTATACATAGTATGtactcaattttaaatatgaGTTAGGATTAGATCAGTAATGAGATGTGTGTATTCCTGTGATGTCACCTGCTGCATGTGGCCTGGCCGTCCTCCTCAGCTTCCTGGTTCCTCCTCTGCAGCAGGGTGGCAAAGCGATTACGTGGCCGGGGCTGACTGACTGGTGTCAGCTTGTCCTGCTGCTGGTCTGACCTGGATCTCTTCTGACTGGAGGAAGAGTACTGTTGCAGAACGTCCACGTCTGATATACTGGAGTCTAcatgaggaaaagaagagagttCAGTTTAACAAAGTAACATGTAGAGCTACATATAATGTGAGATAgatttatgtatgtgtatcccaaaaaaaacaaacagtggtaATCTAAACAGTGCATCTCACCCTCTCTGGGTCTCTTCACTTGCAGCTCTCTGCAGGGGAGCCTCAGACCATCCAGGCTGATGACTCTCTCCTTCCCCCTGGTAGAGGGAGGCCTTTCTGGGGAGGTAGCAGGCTGGGGCGGGGCAGCAGAGGCAGGCCTAAAGCTTCGGCTCCAGATACTGGGCCCAGTGGAGGCAGTGGAGGCAGGGGGGGTGTTCCAGCTTTTACTGCGGGGTTTGGATGGCTGGGGAAAGGAAATTAGAAACTGGAATATCAGGCCGTGTTAGaataaacagtgtttttgttctaAATGAAATGTggcatttattttcatcatcactcTTGCTCTTTAACTGATGTGATACCTGTGCCATGGGTTTATCTGGGCTGAAGTTGTCTATCCTCTCCATTGTGTTGATGTCAAGGTTTCCCAAAGCCATCTGCAAGCCTTTTTCATCTCCTACATTGCTACATTCAAAATCATTAAGGACATAATGCTGTGCAAGTGatagagaggaacacacagtTTCCCATTTCTAACTATAAgaacatcattttcattattcagGGCAGGAGGATACAGGCCGGCGTAGCTGAGGGTGGAGGGGTCAACATGCTCTAGGTAGGGGTTGAGGGGTACAACTTTCCTGTTGACAGGATCAAACACCAGCTGGTAGAGGAAGGTGTTGTTGGCTCTGACGAAGCCCTCGATGTACTGCTCAGGCACCACCAGGTTCATCTTCAAGTACTGACCCATCTTTCTGATTACCTGACAGGACGACAAGAGCTCACAGTGTGAACAGTCTTTTACTATGACAATCCTAACAATGCTAAAGTAACTACAACTGACTCACTTTCTGTATGCATTTgcttaatattttattaaaacactcACAGCTGTGCAGAGAACCTTTTACCAATATTTACATtcttaaagttacattttattttaattgcatactagggctgggcaatatatcgatattatattgatatcgtgatatgagactagatatcgtaatatcgtgatatgtcataagtgttgtttttcctggttttaaaggatgtattacagtaaaatgatgttatTCTCTATtattctagctgttctattatttgactttatccactttgtcattatatccacattactggtGATTATTTATCAATAATCTCATAATAGTTTGTGAAAGCACAAtaccctacaatattgttgcgataccgatatatattatattaatgatatattatataggtATTTGAAAGTATCTATACCGCCCACCCCATTGCGTACCTATACATATTGTTATACAATACACCTAGTTTGCATtttcaaaaattaaaacatttattattgtgtaattgaaaaagtaacatttaatattcaatactaattattattactaactAGTCTCTTATTAATTGCATCATTATGTAAGTGCatgtatatgatatatatatgtgtgtgtgtgtgtgtgtgagagggtaTGTAACCTGATCAGCTGCCACTGTGGACACAAGTAGTATTTAAGATAatggttcattttaaaatgtactgtaacGGTATTACTGTACAAATAGAGATCTGACAGAAGTCAAGGTACACTTATAAGCTTGTTCCTGTGCTTTCAACCACAGCTGACATGGACctcaggttagggttagttaagATTATTTAGTCAAACACTCAAGACAAAATTAATAATGAGACTCATTAATGTCAGTCACAGAACAGTATATCTACTCAATGTTTATATTGTATAGCTACTGGTCATACCACACCAATTAAGCTTATATTTGAGTGTATAAGATTGAGCTGACTGTATgaattcaacttttcatttccaataagaatgtgtttattttcttctttcaaaagtCCCCTGGTATCATTTAACTTCAGGAATGCTGATGTCATTCTTTCAATGAgctgattttcaggctgatttCAGTCTGATGACCTAAACATACATTCCTCAGAAGCAAGTTCCCATGTTGATCTACCCTGCTTATAAGTTAAAATAACAGTCACTTTGCTAAAAAAGTATAATCCAGCTTCACCATCTCACTGTCTGGTCTCACCTTGAGGATATCGGGGTCTTTGGCCAGCCGCAGCAGCTTGCAGGCTTTGCCCAGGCCGATGCCGTGCAGGGAGGCCAGGTAGTCGCAGCCGGAGAGGATGCACATGTGGCGGAACTTTTCCTCAGTGAAAATGTTGCCCAGAGAGCGACAGCGGCCCAGGTTGCTCTGATCTATCTCCAGGCCGTTTCCCTGCTTATCCATTTTGAGAATCACCTGCAAGATTGTGAAGGAGTGGTTTAGGAGTTGGGGGCAGAATATAATCAGAAGTTGTAGGACAGGACAAACACTGAAGCATTTgatcattcatttttaacactGACTAAACACTTTGTTATGTGTGATTATAATCTCATAaccgtaaccctaacccttaaatgTTTGTCTCCTGCAGATAAGACAACTTCCTCATTGTTCTTAGCACAGAATACTTGTTTACCTTTTTACAGCCGAATGCCAGCAGGTCAGAGTCTTCTGTGATGACGGCCTGGGCCAAACCAGACTTAGTGAGGTAAGCTAATTGAGCATCGGCTTCATATGGAGCCACGACACAGTCCACTCCTCTCGCCCTCGCAGCCTGGTTcaagaataaaaacacttaaCTTCACCAATGTGCAACACTACTGGATAGAACcacagagcaagagagagaaacagaggagcaGGCAGCCATGCAGGTTTCTGCAATGTTCACCAAATGTAATTACGACTTTAAAATAGCACATGGAATGAAATTTAATAGCTTCTTCATGGTCATACCGCTCAAAGTATGGATGATAAGGATTacaattattcattatttaagtgCAGGAATTTACTGGCATTTATAGCAGTACTTTCTAGCGGTGCATAACAATGATTGATTAAATGAATACAACCTGGACCCAGATAAGTGGaggaaaatggatggatggatggattaacAAATTACTAAATTGTTAGTTAAGTGGATGAGCTTCCAAGCTACTGTGGCTAGCATCAGTGTTTGCAATAGGTCAGACTGACAAAACTccatacaataataataatacataaaatacagtgGTAGCAaggtagtagtagtaaaagTGTCTGTACTttggctgtgtttgtgtctgactGTGACATTCAGATGAATCGTATCTATAAACACATCAGATAGTCACATGTTGTACTACATCCTGTTCTTCCATCAAACACATCATACATACTGCCTGTCATCTTGAAGCAAAGTCAGAGATTATAAAGTGAGAGTATTATACAGCTGTCTCCCTCTATTTAACCTTTTTCTAATATTAACTCTAGTGTATTTTCATATTGATAGTCACTGGTTGAAACCCCCGCCTGGAAACAGTGCCCTCAACTCCAACGTGCCTGCTGATGAGCAACTCTTGCATCATGTAACTGCTTCAGTCATATCACAAACATGAGGCCAATACATTATCTGATGCAATTCATGTTCATATTTGTGAATCCGGGTGAGCTGATGACCCCCTAAAACTTTACCTCTAGTGTAAGCTGAGGTTAGTCATTGTACTTATAATGGGACTCATTTCTTAGTcagtgtgtgttacctgtgagGACTGAACACATGGATCATTATAGTGGAACAATAAAGTTAGTTACATAAAGTTTATTATCCCATTTAGTAGATGACTAAGTGTAGACTTCTGTATCATTTTAATGCAGTATGATGCAACATCACATTCAAACCCCAAATGCAGCAATCTATTTACCTGTGTAGAGCAGTGTGTAAACTGAGCCCCCCCTGCTGACAGTATACAGTAACACATGCTATACAGCAGTACACATGTGTTGTAACCAGGGTAACTAATGTCAGTGTCTACAGCAGGCAAgtaaaactacattatatttaagACATTTGAATAACTTGTATGGGCTTTTTTGATactgaatatgaataaaaatggatAGTCTATGAGCAGGGATTTGTACAAACTCTTCATCTCTTAAACCTGTCATTACATGCTGAAAATGAAGTTCTCTGACCAAAGCAGTTGAGGCgttcaaatcatttaaatccacctgacaggaaacaggaagtcctCACCTTAATAAGGTTGTGAGCCATGGCTGGAGTGATGTTAACACAGCGGGTAAAACAGTCTCTGGCCTCAGAGAGTTTGCCTTCTCGTAGGAGCTGCCGGCCTTTCTGAAGGTTGGTTTCTCGACGTCTGGAGGGTACGTGATGAAACAGAATTAGTAATGAAAATTAAGTTTTGGATGTCTTTTGGTTCCTGATGACTCAGTATTTGTTTGTAGCAAGGCTACAGGTCTGTGCATTCCTCTCTACACCTCAATGTTGTCCTGTTGCAGTTTAGGAATGCAGTTCTTCAAATAAACTGAGCAATGAGTGTttgtgaggtgtgtgtttggCACAGTTTCTATTTTCTGTCATGGTAGGGCTGGACAATTAAAGAAGTAACCAAAACCAACATTATGACTCACACTCTCCATTTCTCTTATGATACAGGTTAAAAGGTTTAAAGACAGCAGCAGTGCTGTGAGATCAGCTGtaatcactcacacacacacacacacacacacagctccctctggagccacaaaTGCAGTAGTGGAACAACATATGCAACATCTCGTTTTAAACTCTCATTCGTCCCTACCAGGGTCCCCAcagatccttaaaaagtcttaaatttagATTATGATATTCAAGgtctaaaaatgtgtaaaaatatctggaattgtaggagttaaggtattaaactttgatttgagtgtaattatatttgttcagtttatgttatttatcattactatcattattttctgattattttacataaccaaccaatcaacttattaaagtaaaaaagaatcagcagttggaactataatgaaactaatcattagctgcagtcctatataaatgacttaaaaatgatctccatttcaacccacagtaaaatcctgcttttgtattattgtatgttattatatatgagtacaacagtcacatgtgaCACTTTTCTGGATTGAGTACTTACAACATGGTCATGTATATTATTACTAAAGTGACGTTAGTATTTTTATGCCGTGGTACAAGTATATTTACATGAGTGGACAAAAGCTTTACacagaataaatacagttattcATATATAAATGATAACATAACTTAGTGTTGtgcttattattattgcatCAGAAATAAGTTTGTTATTTCTCGCctctttttcaatttcaataaaACTCATAACTGTGTATACAGTATTCTAATGTTTCGTATTCTTTTGTGGCAGCAATGGTATTATTTCTTCCTTTAAAAAGATCTTAAAAGTTATTCaattttttgaagaaaaaaaaatagataccCTGGTCCTTACATCCATAACTCTTAAACAAGCAGCAACAGACATAACATATATCTCAGCTTGAGAAGAAAATATCCCTTTTAACTTGATATCACTTTTATCTAGTTATCActtactatttattatttattagtcaCATTCTAGAATTTTTTATAGGCTTTACTTGAATGTTTTTATGTAgcttatttattgtaattttattgtaatttttttcttctttaccttGTGCCTTAACATGTCCATGTTTACTTAGGAATATGTGCAATATTCAACTTTGTGCAATATATAATTGCACAAAGttgaatatttatataattatataataaactgTTTGCATTTTTGGTCCTATCACTGTGTCTGTCATGTATGTTGTTAATGTGCAGCTGTGTTCGGCACTTTTAGCCCAAGGCAAATTTCTtttgggacaataaagtttatcgTATCTTACCTGTAACCACactttaatgtgtaaatatCAGTGGAGGTTCCCTTTAATAGTGCAAAACTAAATACAATTCAAAAGTGGACCCAAGTGGACCCACTGTATACAAATCTCACAACAGTTTGTACTACTAAAACCATAATATGCGATTATTCTGTAATTAAAGTGTCTAAAAACAACCAGACCTATTTATGTTTACTGTATTAATGTTGACTCTGCTATCTTATCCAACACTCAGATCCTCCCGATGTTCTGTGTTTTGTGCCCAACTGTAGCATGTACATTATTTTgtataatgaaagaaaaatgaataaaaagtcaattacaaaaaaagaaaaaaaaagaatttgaaATAGTTCAAAGCAAATATAGCTTATCAGCATCCATACATTGATACACAGTGCAGGTAATCACTCACTCTCTGCGGGCTTTCTCCACTTCTTTTTTTGAGGGCAGATTGCGTCCATCAAACACCAGAACTGGTTTGACACTGAAGTTCAACAGCATGTCCACAAATTTCATACAGTACCACACATACCTGGAAGTGAACAAATGAACAATATGGAGGTTTATGCATCCAACCTTTACTATAAGTAGATTAAAAACTGGAATATGTCAgaccaacatttttttaatcattcaggTACAATTATATAAATGCTTACTGTTCAGTTGGTTCTCCTTTAGCAAGCTTTTCGGCACATGAAAAAGCTCCTTTATGCAGCCAGCAGTACGTGTCCACGGCAACCGTCTGCcctttgtattttttcacattgACAGGCTCTCCTGCTTCTTTGATGAACTGCAGCAATCCAGGGATTCCCATTTTCAGCTGCTGGAAATAAACAGGAAGTACTGATAAAACCAACTATTAATAAGAAAGACTGACATGGAAACAAGTCACTATCATTTAGGagcaaatcaatatttttgctTCTATGCTCTTTTATATAAATGATTGCCCCTCCACAAATGTAACTGACTGATGCAAACATCATATTGTATAATTGTATCAATTGTATTGCATAATCAGCtgacagtctttttttaaacgtaAAAGCACACAACATAAATATGGAATTTGTTTCTCCAAGAATTGTGACCAAAATACGTATTGAGAAGGATATTTTATAAGATAAATGTCAGTGCTTTACAAACTCTTTAATCACAACAGTTTCTAAATGACcccaaacatttccaaaatctCTGCTTCCAGCTTACCAATGTGAATAATTTCTGATTTCTGGACAAAACTAaagatttgtttaaatgtatgtcGATGGTTAATGTGTTTCACCATACAACACTTTGGAACACCCTTTTCTCTCCAGGCATTATATTGGGGTGTGTGGGATATTGCAGCAGCATTTCCATTTGGCTGGTCATTAATTGgttatcttttattttgaaaatacatTAGCTTTGACAATTAATCCCTCACATTCAAAAGCACAATCCATGGTCCAAATGTTAACAAAAGGACAGTTAAACCACTATAAGCCTGACTACAGAACTGGAGATTGTTATCAATCCAATCCAATACAATAACAAAGCAATATTTACTGATGCCTACAACAGTTTCTATAGGGAAGCAATGTTTGAACCCATCAGTTAGTAACCTGTGCAgtccactgcacacacacaggttgtgGCTTTGTCCCCTGAGACATGTGTGTCAGTCTGTAGAGGATCAgctgtgtaaacacacacattgtacaaAAATGCTGTCAGTCATGAAGCACTATTTGCGCATATGTTTCTACTTACTGACAGACTGCTTAATAAATAAGGACGAAACTTTCATCTGGAAATTACAAACTGGATACAAAGTTCTGTCAATTAAATAACGTCTTGTTGAACACGCTTTTCACTAACTACAAAGCTAGCTGACCAAATTCATATTCTCAGAATAGCaattatttgttatatttccTCTATCTTCATTCACCAAAACGCAAAGGAGGAATAACGTTAGCAGAGCAAACAATGAGCACATGTTAAAGTTGAGATTTCAGCTAACTGAAGTACAATTCGGGGAATATCTATGAGCCGAATTTACCATATAAACTTAAGATTGCAAAAAAAGTTATCAAGTTATATTATAGGATGTTTTTAGCTTCGTTGATAAccaaaattatattaaattggACGTTTTTCTGATGGCAGTCTCGGCTACAGATATAAGCTAAGGAGAGCGTGTCCTGAAGGTAACTGTTGACCGGGTGACAACGTTGCCGCTTCGTTTGAGTGTACAGTTGCTTACTTCACAAATACAGCTAATAGTTTAAATAGTATTTCTAAATTCATCTTTTATCTATCGAAGTAACCTAACTTGAGTTGTAACAGAGCAGACAAGACGGTATCCTTGTTCATATACCAGCGACAGTGTCAGCGTCAGTGTGCAAAGAGTCGAACATaagataaaacagaaaagcaataaaacGCTGCTG encodes:
- the exo1 gene encoding exonuclease 1; the protein is MGIPGLLQFIKEAGEPVNVKKYKGQTVAVDTYCWLHKGAFSCAEKLAKGEPTEQYVWYCMKFVDMLLNFSVKPVLVFDGRNLPSKKEVEKARRERRETNLQKGRQLLREGKLSEARDCFTRCVNITPAMAHNLIKAARARGVDCVVAPYEADAQLAYLTKSGLAQAVITEDSDLLAFGCKKVILKMDKQGNGLEIDQSNLGRCRSLGNIFTEEKFRHMCILSGCDYLASLHGIGLGKACKLLRLAKDPDILKVIRKMGQYLKMNLVVPEQYIEGFVRANNTFLYQLVFDPVNRKVVPLNPYLEHVDPSTLSYAGLNVGDEKGLQMALGNLDINTMERIDNFSPDKPMAQPSKPRSKSWNTPPASTASTGPSIWSRSFRPASAAPPQPATSPERPPSTRGKERVISLDGLRLPCRELQVKRPREDSSISDVDVLQQYSSSSQKRSRSDQQQDKLTPVSQPRPRNRFATLLQRRNQEAEEDGQATCSRFFSSSSSASSLSTKQSAQEDSPQGASPTQEKPSPSTQTNDSDGPDVPSVDTPSPPETPSTTSPCSASQRRRLFDWSGSSLSTEQSTMPQSTSGLTALQQFQYKKETKTQKTSGDTSPLRLSSTDRNSEDKDDLPDSPPSQDSAYFSQSQPYLISFDKEEAPTYSFQSSYPEDAASEMNSSKDSEPEQSPTQSASVAKKAVTLKSKVSGLSKLKSSSQSPATKVRALGPARVSGLRKKSVGSGKKTPSTNNENKPGVQATISSLWKNFSFKKDTQKMSPCKKGQPMSPVKDNLLASST